In Rathayibacter sp. VKM Ac-2762, one DNA window encodes the following:
- a CDS encoding response regulator transcription factor, which translates to MEPHVDAAEAPRVRVAIVDDHESVRLGVAAAVESAGMQVVAAAETVQALESTIGGAEIEVLVLDLSLNDGSSITSNVKWGQVRGSAVLVHSIADRVVAVREALAAGAAGVIPKSSPMSTVVAAIRTVARGEVLNNLEWASAIDADDDFARAVLGRRERDVLHLYASGLPLKLVAERLQISVSTAKEYLDRIRDKYVEIGRPAPTKVDLLRRAVEDGILPGIDPDDGDGGR; encoded by the coding sequence ATGGAGCCCCACGTCGACGCAGCCGAGGCCCCGCGCGTGCGCGTGGCGATCGTGGACGACCACGAGTCGGTGCGCCTGGGCGTGGCCGCCGCCGTCGAGAGCGCGGGGATGCAGGTGGTCGCCGCCGCCGAGACCGTCCAGGCCCTCGAGAGCACGATCGGCGGCGCCGAGATCGAGGTGCTCGTCCTCGACCTGTCCCTGAACGACGGCTCGAGCATCACCAGCAACGTCAAGTGGGGGCAGGTGCGCGGCTCCGCCGTCCTCGTCCACAGCATCGCCGACCGCGTCGTGGCCGTGCGGGAGGCGCTCGCCGCGGGAGCGGCCGGCGTCATCCCGAAGTCCTCGCCCATGTCGACGGTCGTCGCCGCCATCCGCACCGTCGCCCGCGGCGAGGTCCTCAACAATCTGGAGTGGGCCTCGGCCATCGACGCCGACGACGACTTCGCGCGGGCCGTGCTCGGTCGTCGCGAGCGCGACGTCCTGCACCTCTACGCCTCGGGGCTGCCGCTGAAGCTGGTGGCCGAGCGGCTGCAGATCTCGGTGTCGACGGCGAAGGAGTACCTCGACCGGATCCGCGACAAGTACGTCGAGATCGGCCGTCCCGCCCCGACGAAGGTCGATCTGCTGCGGCGCGCGGTGGAGGACGGCATCCTGCCGGGCATCGACCCGGACGACGGCGATGGCGGGCGCTGA
- a CDS encoding ATP-binding protein, translated as MAGAEAPIARRNAGRERIDRIISTVVSFFGFGFGVQTVPPILAQLPLLRPEVAWPVLALVFGSLTAAVVTAVLRRGTRMTAVLVAVGVLVALLTWPAAVAAGGADRETPWIWYLLTIGTAFCTIAAPLRIAIAYVSVTTVLFGLLRILPSGGGAEPTRAILDAAYVGIVGFVMLVLITVLRQSADQIDRAQTTAMEQYEAAMRQHAGEVERVEVDALVHDNVLATLLSAASAESPAERALVSSMAQRTLAVLLPDHEPEPPEGLVPLELLQRQLAHAASTFGTEIAVATADGVDPRATTLPRPVAEALLGAVWQALANSVQHAGPSGSVHRAVHGLLGDGAVEVVVEDDGRGFRLADVPRERLGIRLSILERVHNARGSARVDSTPGEGTRVVLSWRADAGGGP; from the coding sequence ATGGCGGGCGCTGAGGCGCCGATCGCCCGCCGCAACGCCGGGCGCGAGCGCATCGACCGGATCATCAGCACGGTCGTGTCGTTCTTCGGCTTCGGCTTCGGCGTGCAGACCGTCCCGCCGATCCTCGCCCAGCTGCCCCTGCTGCGCCCCGAGGTGGCCTGGCCGGTGCTGGCGCTGGTCTTCGGATCGCTCACCGCCGCCGTGGTCACCGCCGTGCTGCGGCGGGGCACGCGGATGACGGCGGTCCTGGTCGCGGTCGGTGTCCTCGTCGCCCTCCTGACCTGGCCGGCCGCCGTCGCCGCCGGGGGCGCGGACCGCGAGACCCCGTGGATCTGGTACCTGCTGACCATCGGCACCGCCTTCTGCACGATCGCGGCTCCCCTCCGGATCGCGATCGCGTACGTGTCGGTGACGACCGTGCTGTTCGGGCTGCTGCGCATCCTCCCCTCCGGCGGCGGGGCGGAGCCGACCCGCGCGATCCTCGACGCCGCCTACGTGGGCATCGTCGGCTTCGTGATGCTGGTGCTGATCACGGTGCTCCGGCAATCGGCCGACCAGATCGATCGCGCGCAGACGACGGCCATGGAGCAGTACGAGGCGGCGATGCGCCAGCACGCCGGCGAGGTGGAGCGGGTCGAGGTCGACGCCCTGGTGCACGACAACGTGCTCGCGACGCTGCTCTCCGCCGCCTCCGCCGAGTCGCCGGCCGAGCGTGCGCTGGTCTCCTCGATGGCGCAGCGCACCCTCGCCGTGCTGCTGCCCGACCACGAGCCGGAGCCGCCCGAGGGGCTGGTCCCGCTCGAGCTCCTGCAGCGCCAGCTCGCCCACGCGGCGTCCACCTTCGGGACCGAGATCGCAGTCGCGACGGCCGATGGAGTGGATCCGCGCGCGACGACGCTGCCGCGCCCGGTGGCCGAGGCGCTGCTCGGCGCGGTCTGGCAGGCGCTCGCCAACAGCGTCCAGCACGCGGGTCCGAGCGGCAGCGTCCACCGCGCCGTGCACGGGCTGCTGGGCGACGGCGCGGTGGAGGTCGTGGTGGAGGACGACGGCCGCGGCTTCCGGCTCGCCGACGTCCCGCGCGAGCGGCTGGGCATCCGGCTCTCCATCCTCGAGCGGGTGCACAACGCGCGGGGATCGGCGAGGGTCGACTCGACTCCGGGCGAGGGCACCCGAGTCGTCCTCTCCTGGCGGGCGGACGCGGGAGGAGGGCCGTGA